The DNA region CCGAGCTCGTCAAGGAAGTTGCCAAGAAGACCGACGACGTCGCTGGCGACGGCACCACCACCGCCACTGTCCTGGCCCAGGCCATGGTGCGCGAGGGGCTGCGCAACGTCACCGCCGGTGCCAACCCGATGGGTCTCAAGAAGGGCATCGAGGCCGCTGTCGAGGTCATCAGCGCCCGGCTCTCCGAGATGGCCATCGACATCGAGACCAAGGAGCACATCGCTGCCACCGCCACCATCTCGGCCGGTGATCCCAGCGTCGGTGAGACCATCGCCGAGGCCATGGACAAGGTCGGCAAGGAAGGCGTCATCACCGTCGAGGAGTCGAACACCTTCGGCATCGACCTCGAGCTCACCGAGGGCATGCGCTTCGACAAGGGCTACATCTCGCCCTACTTCGTCACCGACACCGAGTCGATGGAGGCCGTCCTCGAGGATCCCTACATCCTCATCGTCAACTCCAAGATCAGCTCGCTCAAGGACATCCTTCCCGTCCTGGAGCAGGTCATGAAGTCCAGCAAGCCGCTGCTGGTCATCGCCGAGGACGTCGAGGGTGAGGCCCTGGCCGGTCTCATCGTCAACAAGATCCGTGGCACCTTCAAGTCCGTCGCCGTCAAGGCCCCAGGCTTCGGTGACCGTCGCAAGGCCATGCTCGCCGACATCGCCATCCTCACCGGTGGCCAGGTCATCTCCGAGGAGGTCGGCCTGTCGCTCGACGCCGTCACCCTCGACCTGCTCGGCAAGGCCCGTTCGGTGCGCGTCACCAAGGACGAGTGCACCATCGTCGACGGTGCTGGCGACGCCGAGCAGATCGCCGGCCGCGTCACCCAGATCCGCAAGGAGATCGAGAACTCCGACTCCGACTACGACCGCGAGAAGCTCCAGGAGCGTCTGGCCAAGCTGGCCGGCGGCGTCGCCGTCATCAAGGTCGGCGCCGCCACCGAGGTGGAGCTCAAGGAACGCAAGCACCGCATCGAGGACGCCGTGCGCAACGCCAAGGCTGCCGTCGAGGAGGGCATCATCCCCGGTGGTGGAGTCGCGCTCATGCAGGCCTCCAAGGCCGCCACGATCGAGGGCCTGGAGGGTGACGAGGCCACCGGCGCCCAGATCGTCCTGTCCGCCTGCTCCGCCCCGCTCAAGCAGATCGCCACGAACGCCGGTCTCGAGGGTGGCGTCATCGCCGAGAAGGTCGCCAACCTGCCGGCTGGTGAGGGCCTCAACGCTGCCACCGGTGAGTACGTCGACATGGTCAAGGCCGGTATCATCGACCCGGCCAAGGTGACGCGTTCCGCCCTGCAGAACGCCTCCTCCATCGCGGCCCTGTTCCTCACCACCGAGGCCGTCATCGCCGACAAGCCCGAGCCTGCTCCGGCCCCCGCCGGTGACCCCGGCATGGGTGACATGGGCGGCATGGGTGGCATGATGTGACATGCCATCGGCAATGCTGATCTGAGGCAGTGCTGGTACAGACACAGCGCTGGTACGGACATGGGACGGCCCGGTTGGACCGTCCCATGTCCGTTTCTCAATGGATCTGTCCCGTGTCCTACAGATCTACCTCGTGCCCTACAAGATCTGCTGCGCCTCCCCATCGGCCTGGGCGGGAAGTTTTTCCGGTTGAGGGCGCCCAATGCCAGCCGATCGCGTCCAGGACACGCAATGTGGCTTCCCGATGGGTGATGGTGAGTGATAATTGATGATCCCCCAGCGTCACTGCCCGGCGTGTGGTGCTGCCGGTGAGCCCCGCGCACACCGTTGGCGCGCCAGCCCCAGTACTGGGCGGGAACGATCACGACAGAAGGACGACGATGAGCACACTGCCGCACGGTGCGGATGAGACCACACGACTGGTCCGCGACACCCCGCCCTCGGGACCGCACCGCGGAATCGGTGCCATTGCCGCCGTCGCCACCCTGGGCTCCCTGCTCTTCGGCTACGACACCGGTGTCATCTCTGGTGCCCTGCCCTACATGTACATGCCCGGTTCCGCCGGCGGGCTGGGGCTCACCGCCGTCCAGGAGGGGGCGATCGGTGGAATCCTGCTCATCGGAGCGGCCATCGGCGCCATGGTCGGGGGAGCGATGTCCGACCGGTGGGGGAGGCGTCACAACATCACCACCCTTGCCATCATCTTCCTGCTCGGGGCCCTGGGGACGACGTTCGCCCCCACCGTGGGCATGGTCTACCTCTTCCGCTTCGTCCTGGGGTTCGCCGTCGGTGCCGCCTCGGCCACCGTGCCGATATATCTCGCCGAGAGCTCTCCCAAGCGTATCCGCGGAACGGTCGTGGCCATCGACCAGTTCATGATCGTCACCGGCCAGCTGCTGGCCTTCACCATGAACGCCGTCATCAACGTCGCCCACGGAGGGCCGCAGATCACGGTGCGACGCAATGGCAACGCCGATCCGCTCGGTATCACCTCGGGCCCACATTCCTGGGACGAGATTCTCGGACTG from Cutibacterium granulosum includes:
- the groL gene encoding chaperonin GroEL (60 kDa chaperone family; promotes refolding of misfolded polypeptides especially under stressful conditions; forms two stacked rings of heptamers to form a barrel-shaped 14mer; ends can be capped by GroES; misfolded proteins enter the barrel where they are refolded when GroES binds), which codes for MAKLIEFNIEARRALEQGMNTLADAVKVTLGPKGRNVVLEKSWGAPTITNDGVSIAKEIELEDPYEKIGAELVKEVAKKTDDVAGDGTTTATVLAQAMVREGLRNVTAGANPMGLKKGIEAAVEVISARLSEMAIDIETKEHIAATATISAGDPSVGETIAEAMDKVGKEGVITVEESNTFGIDLELTEGMRFDKGYISPYFVTDTESMEAVLEDPYILIVNSKISSLKDILPVLEQVMKSSKPLLVIAEDVEGEALAGLIVNKIRGTFKSVAVKAPGFGDRRKAMLADIAILTGGQVISEEVGLSLDAVTLDLLGKARSVRVTKDECTIVDGAGDAEQIAGRVTQIRKEIENSDSDYDREKLQERLAKLAGGVAVIKVGAATEVELKERKHRIEDAVRNAKAAVEEGIIPGGGVALMQASKAATIEGLEGDEATGAQIVLSACSAPLKQIATNAGLEGGVIAEKVANLPAGEGLNAATGEYVDMVKAGIIDPAKVTRSALQNASSIAALFLTTEAVIADKPEPAPAPAGDPGMGDMGGMGGMM